A genomic region of Arvicola amphibius chromosome X, mArvAmp1.2, whole genome shotgun sequence contains the following coding sequences:
- the LOC119805577 gene encoding melanoma antigen preferentially expressed in tumors-like has translation MDAKNPKTLLDLAIQCLLRHESAAIQGLEDIPREIFIPLFIAAFKGGHKNILSEMVKVWPFYCLHLGTLTVREPHRELLKAMIENLPVCPANSTASWKPKLRILDLRRDSHCRITCPQVSIESPFCFHSCTYSDHSITKIEGQLRFIELESTSQLPRPIELLVDLSLGVSLMEKEFSALLVRKTVESLGALHICCRDLQVVKLSDCKRALSFLDLNCVNRLLFDKVSLTDITNILSQMSHLKSLCLLKVPFRSLGGKVFKNFLRHLQRMENLKELKLSSFCLKNHLDSVLRVLPPNLEFLYLSFCDISYRDFRFLAQCPQVSHLKMLNLSNSTMYWDNFEPFQTLLLNLSGTLKHLEINHCLINDSAISVLIPALIRCTQLRILSFAGNPITMPMLVNIMHSLTPLMKLKYVIYPIPMHCYERRHFQGRLDRQRLATVQLHLKAMLQVAGRRDMKWTTYSE, from the exons ATGGATGCAAAGAACCCCAAAACTCTGTTGGATCTTGCTATACAGTGTTTGCTGAGACATGAGTCTGCAGCAATCCAAGGTCTGGAGGATATTCCAAGAGAAATTTTTATTCCATTGTTCATTGCTGCCTTCAAGGGTGGGCATAAGAATATATTGAGTGAGATGGTGAAAGTTTGGCCCTTTTACTGTCTCCATCTTGGAACATTAACTGTACGGGAGCCTCATCGTGAACTCCTGAAAGCCATGATTGAGAATCTTCCAGTATGTCCTGCAAACAGCACTGCTTCTTG GAAACCTAAACTGAGGATCCTAGATTTAAGGCGAGACAGTCACTGTAGGATCACATGCCCTCAAGTCAGCATCGAATCACCTTTCTGTTTTCACTCTTGTACTTATTCTGACCACTCTATCACGAAAATAGAAGGACAGCTTCGTTTTATAGAGTTAGAGTCCACAAGCCAGTTACCTAGGCCTATAGAATTACTAGTGGATCTTTCCCTAGGTGTTTCCTTAATGGAAAAGGAATTTTCGGCTTTGCTTGTGAGGAAAACTGTGGAGAGTTTAGGGGCTTTGCACATATGCTGTCGAGATTTACAAGTTGTTAAATTGAGTGACTGCAAACGCGCCCTGAGTTTTCTTGATCTCAACTGTGTTAATAGGCTGTTATTTGATAAGGTTTCGCTGACTGATATCACCAACATCCTGTCTCAGATGAGCCACCTAAAGAGCCTTTGTCTGCTTAAAGTCCCCTTTAGATCTCTGGGTgggaaagtctttaaaaatttccttagGCATTTGCAACGTATGGAAAACCTTAAGGAACTCAAATTGTCttcattctgtctcaaaaatcatctGGACAGCGTGCTCAG AGTTCTGCCACCTAATCTGGAATTTTTGTATCTGTCATTTTGTGATATATCGTACAGAGACTTCAGATTTCTAGCCCAGTGCCCTCAGGTTTCCCACCTAAAGATGTTGAATCTTAGTAACAGCACAATGTATTGGGATAACTTTGAGCCCTTTCAAACTCTTCTGTTAAATCTCTCTGGTACTCTTAAGCATCTAGAGATAAATCATTGCCTTATAAATGATTCTGCAATCTCTGTTCTTATCCCTGCCCTAATTCGTTGTACTCAACTCCGTATCCTGTCCTTTGCTGGTAACCCCATCACAATGCCTATGCTTGTGAATATCATGCATAGTTTAACACCCTTGATGAAGCTAAAATATGTGATTTATCCTATCCCTATGCATTGCTATGAACGACGGCATTTTCAGGGCAGATTAGATCGACAGAGGCTTGCTACTGTACAACTACACCTGAAGGCAATGTTACAGGTTGCAGGGAGGCGTGACATGAAATGGACCACTTACTCAGAGTAA